From Polynucleobacter difficilis, a single genomic window includes:
- a CDS encoding CvpA family protein yields the protein MDILATLKLTSVDYFAFAILLVSAFVGIYRGFFKEVLALASWFVAAWVAYHYSNYLAVEWLSTFQLDEMVRLGLSFLILFILVLIAGNFIGSMVQKAIISAGLSSTDRFLGLAFGLVRGAFVVIVLSTLAVLTPVPQTQAWKAAMTRPAIDVAMGVIQVWLPSDWAAKLSAPKSVIPAPPPSGS from the coding sequence ATGGATATTCTGGCCACCCTCAAGCTAACCTCGGTTGATTACTTTGCCTTTGCCATCTTATTGGTTTCGGCTTTCGTTGGAATCTACCGTGGCTTTTTTAAAGAGGTGCTTGCTTTGGCCTCTTGGTTTGTAGCGGCATGGGTTGCCTACCATTACAGCAACTATTTGGCGGTCGAATGGCTTTCCACTTTTCAGCTCGATGAGATGGTGCGACTTGGCCTTAGCTTTCTTATCTTGTTTATCTTGGTACTCATTGCAGGCAACTTCATTGGCTCAATGGTTCAAAAGGCGATCATCTCTGCTGGCCTCAGCTCTACGGATCGTTTTTTGGGTCTAGCCTTTGGCTTGGTGCGCGGCGCGTTTGTCGTGATTGTTCTATCGACCTTGGCAGTATTAACGCCAGTCCCCCAAACGCAGGCATGGAAAGCCGCAATGACGCGTCCTGCAATTGATGTTGCGATGGGAGTGATTCAAGTATGGTTACCGTCCGACTGGGCGGCAAAGCTAAGCGCGCCTAAGAGCGTTATTCCTGCACCACCACCCTCAGGGAGTTAA